The following proteins are co-located in the Anas platyrhynchos isolate ZD024472 breed Pekin duck chromosome 1, IASCAAS_PekinDuck_T2T, whole genome shotgun sequence genome:
- the SH3BP1 gene encoding SH3 domain-binding protein 1, whose protein sequence is MMKRQFNRMRQQLSHPNATSRAQEATELLTEDLLQIEQRIEPAKRAAHSVSKRLQACLQGHCGSEMDKRVKKLPLMALSMTMAESFKELDTDSSLGKALEMGCCIQSSLAKILAEFEITVERDVLQPLNKLSEEELPIILKRKKTLQKLISDWNAIKSRLNQAAKGSSNSAGAGTVPGASSANKLEILKEEEEEVKRKVEQCKDEYMADLYHFSTKEDSYASYFIRLLEIQAQYHRQSLGSLDSALAELKESHRQTEPSFAVDAPVAGYYGVPLETHLRSLGREIALPIEACVMMLLASGMREEGLFRLAAGASVLRKLKSSLASGSNALEEFYSDPHAVAGALKSYLRELPQPLMTFELYDEWVKVASLKDVDSRVQSLRDTCSRLPQDSYNNLRYLIKFLAKLAEHQEVNKMTPSNIAIVLGPNLLWPQPSTGDPVQLDLASVSSIQVVGIVEALIQNADTLFPGDVDFNVSGMFTPPADVRLSKDTPTEEPSPKSPVASSPALLDEEGTRDPEVSTQPLSTEVTRPSPETTVPPAHDSIRKAKRPAPARPTVPPPVAQPRSTVPEHATSPKARPRRIGAPSIPPPLPPQPAPRHSRESLTSPGPPSAKATTATPDWDEGPAGGRSPTGGIADGGE, encoded by the exons ATGATGAAGAGGCAGTTCAATCGCATGCGGCAGCAGCTGTCCCATCCCAACGCCACCAGCCG AGCCCAAGAAGCGACCGAGCTCCTGACGGAGGATTTGCTGCAG ATCGAGCAGAGGATCGAGCCGGCCAAGCGGGCGGCGCACAGCGTGTCCAAGCGGCTCCAGGCTTGCCTGCAGGGGCACTGCGGCTCCGAGATGGACAAGCGAGTG AAGAAGCTGCCCTTGATGGCTCTGTCCATGACGATGGCTGAGAGCTTCAAGGAGCTGGACACGGACTCCAGCCTTGG GAAAGCCCTGGAGATGGGCTGCTGCATCCAGAGCTCGCTGGCCAAAATCCTGGCCGAGTTCGAGATCACCGTGGAGCGCGACGTCCTGCAGCCCCTCAACAAGCTCAGCGAG gaggagctgcccatcATCCTGAAGCGCAAGAAGACCCTCCAGAAGCTGATCTCCGACTGGAACGCCATCAAGAGCCG GCTGAACCAAGCTGCCAAGGGCTCCAGTAACAGCGCCGGCGCTGGAACTGTCCCGGGGGCTTCTTCTGCCAACAAACTGGAGATcctgaaggaagaggaggaggaggtgaagagGAAGGTGGAGCAGTGCAAG GACGAGTACATGGCTGACCTCTACCACTTCTCCACCAAGGAGGACAGCTACGCCAGCTACTTCATCAGA CTGCTGGAAATCCAAGCCCAGTACCACCGGCAGTCCTTGGGGTCTCTGGACTCGGCTCTGGCGGAGCTGAAGGAGAGCCACAGACAGACAG agccctccttcGCCGTGGACGCCCCGGTGGCCGGGTACTACGGCGTGCCCCTGGAGACCCACCTCAGGAGCCTGGGCCGGGAGATCGCGCTGCCCATCGAGGCCTGCGTCATGATGCTGCTGGCCTCCGGCAtgagggaggag GGGCTCTTTCGGCTGGCGGCGGGCGCCTCGGTGCTGAGGAAGCTGAAGAGCAGCTTGGCCAGCGGCTCCAACGCCCTGGAGGAGTTTTACTCCGACCCCCACGCCGTGGCCG GCGCGCTGAAGTCCTACCTGCGGGAGCTGCCCCAGCCTCTGATGACCTTCGAGCTCTACGACGAGTGGGTCAAAGTGGCCAG CTTAAAGGACGTTGACAGCCGTGTACAGAGCCTGCGAGACACCTGCAGCCGCCTGCCCCAGGACAGCTACAACAATTTGAG GTATCTGATCAAGTTTCTGGCCAAGCTGGCCGAGCACCAGGAGGTGAACAAAATGACCCCCAGCAACATCGCTATCGTGCTGGGCCCCAACCTGCTGTGGCCACAGCCGAGCACAGG AGACCCCGTGCAGCTGGACTTGGCCTCGGTCTCCTCCATCCAGGTGGTGGGCATCGTGGAGGCCCTCATCCAGAACGCGGACACCCTCTTCCCCGGAG atgtaGATTTCAACGTCTCAGGGATGTTTACGCCGCCCGCGGATGTCAGACTCAGCAAGGACACTCCTACAGAAGAGccatcccccaaatcccccgtAGCCAGCTCCCCGGCTCTCCTGGATGAAGAAGG CACGAGGGACCCCGAGGTGAGCACCCAGCCGCTTTCCACAGAGGTGACCAGACCGTCCCCCGAAACCACGGTGCCACCAGCCCACGACTCCATCCGCAAAG cCAAGCGCCCGGCCCCAGCCCGACCTACAGTGCCACCACCCGTGGCCCAGCCCCGGAGTACGGTCCCTGAGCACGCCACCAGCCCCAAAGCCCGGCCACGACGGATAGGTGCTCCCTCCATCCCGCCACCGCTGCCACCACAGCCAGCACCGCGCCACAGCCGCGAGTCCCTGACGTCCCCGGGGCCTCCCTCCGCCAAGGCCACCACCGCCACCCCAGACTGGGACGAGGGGCCGGCGGGGGGACGGAGCCCCACTGGTGGCATCGCCGATGGAGGAGAATGA